Within the Prevotella scopos JCM 17725 genome, the region CTAAAAAGATGTTATACCTTTGCCGCCGTGATGAGTTTATTAACGACATATCCGACGACTATAGCGCAGCAAAGAAACTTTGATTTCTTTGCCTTTTTTTGTGTTTTATATTTGGTTGTCTCTGATATTTTGCTAACACACAGGTGCTACTGGCGTTTAATCATACATTTATTCTTTCATCCTATGCGCATGTGAAGCGTGCCGTAAAGCTTGTAAACAAAGGACTTCAAGGAGTTCCCTTTGTTCGCTTTTTTGTGCCTGTTTGCGAGCAGGCTAAAAGGCAAAATAAGGAACATTTAACGACTGGATTTACCGCAATAATTCATTGTAATTCTCTGATTAATTTTGTTTTCTCTCGTTGTTTTCTCAGGCAGGCAGCGGTGGTATGCTGCCTGCCTTTTAGAGGATGAACTGTGAGATAAGGAAAAGGAGGAGCGCAAGCAACATCAAGATTAGAAAAAAGTGACTTACAAAAATATTCACAAATCATTAGATTTCATTAATTAATTAGATTAATTTTATGAACCATTAAACTCAAGAATAGAAATGGAGAAACATTCTAAAGCAGACTACTTGGCGCCAATGTGCCAGTTAGTCAGAGTGAGCGAAACGAGTTACCTCATGGATACGTCCTTCCCGACGACTCAGCACAGACCAGCGAATCACGGCGGTATGATTTCAAGTGCAAAGGCTTCTATGTCATGGGAGGAAGACGAGGAAGAGGACGAAGAGAACCCATCATGGGAAGACTAACAGAGAGTTATTAACAAACAGAGCAAAGTAACAATGAAGACAACAATGAAACAACATTCATTTACCGCACAACTAAAGTCTTTGGCAGTCGTGTTTGGCATAGCCTTGACTTTTGCATCCTGCGCTAAGGAAGATGTGGCCCAGAACACAACAAGTACGGAGGGCGATAACGACAAGAACCTCACTACATTTGTTGCAGGCGACGAAACTAAGACCCGCACATCAATGGATTATAACAGTGGAAACTTCTATTGGGAGAAAGGCGATTATATCTACGTAAAGGATGACAACGGGGTATTGCAGAAGAGTACGAACGCTCCAACGAGCAAGGTAGCTGCTTTTAAGTATAAAGTGCCAGGCAAGTTTACAGCAAATACAAGTTATAAGGTTTATTACTTGGGCAAGAACAGTAGCGGCAACTCAGTAACTATCTCAACCACTCATAGCCAGCCAGCTCCAAACAATACTGCACACTTCGGCACAGCAGGTGATTATGGTACAGCTACTGCAAATAAGGTGACAGGCAAGAATCAGTTTGCGTTCGAGTTAGAGCATCAGCCAGCTTACTTAGTTTTCCTGCCTTACACAAGTAACACAATTCTACATGACTGTTACTTAACCAAGGTAGAAGTAAGCTCCGACAACGATATAGCGGAGACCTATAATTTCAACTCAACAACAGGTGCATTAGACGCTTCTGCAGTAACAGATGGCAAACAGATAGTCTTAACGACACAAGACCCAACATGGGGCAGCACTTACTACAACGGCTTCCCCCTGACTAACAGCACAGCCAGCGTAACAACTAACGGAGCTTACATGGTAATCAAACCAGGAACTCATATCTTAAGGGTACGTTATTGGGTAAAGGACGTGGCAACAAATGTGGAGGGCACCATAACAAAAATACTCCCTTCAACAACCTATGCTTCGAACACCTACTACGATATGACTGCAAACCTCAACGTACGCAACTACGACGGCGACCATTACTATATGTGGGATGCTCAGCAGCAATATTGGTATGGTTACGAATGGACAAAGCATTTGTCAGGAAACACAGGGCAGCCAACTCTTAACTATACCAGTTCATCAAACTACGCACAGAGCAACAGCGACCCTCGTTACTACAACGAAAGTTATCCTGGTCTATACATAAGCAACCCTGCTACCCACACTTCCTGCAAAGACCTTCCCAATGCTAACGAGATGTCTTGGTACGTAATGTACGGTGATCCACATTGGGACGATGACGAATTATGGACAACTATGGGTCATTTACATAAAGGTGGCATGTGGTTTAAGAAGAAGTCCGTGTTGCAAGGCGAGGGCCATTACAACACCGAACTTTCCGCTGATGGTTCAACCGACCTGCGTACAACGCACAAGTACTACATCAACAGCAGTAGTAGTATCAATAATTCCAGTCTTCCTTCTGCTGCCGACGTAGGTAATTATTTTTACCTGCCCGCCTTGGGTAACTACAACTCTGGTCAACTGTACTACGTTGGCTACAACGGCTACTATTGGTCGTCAAGTGCTCACCCGTGGAACAGCAACCTTGCGTACAACCTGTACTTCGGCAGGGGTAACGTCCGCGTGGGCAGCGGCAACCGCGACCTCGGGTTCAGAGTCGGCGTGTTTGAGTAGTCCTAAAAGCCCACCCCGACCCTCCCCGAAGGGGGAGGGAGCCTAATGGGATATAGAGAAGAGATAAGAGAAATTCTAACAGGTTGCAAGGAAATTTCTAACGTGTTAGAAATTTGCGGGGAACGTGTTAGCGAGAAATTTCTAACGTGTTAGAAATTTTCTTCCGACCCGTTAGAAATTTTACTCTGACCTATTATTGATTTTAGACCTCCGCATCGTGCGGATTTTCTAAGCTTTGCGGAGGTTTCTGTTTCTTTTGAATAGTGAATAAACACGCTTTGATTAAGCTAATCAAACTGGGTGAATAAAACGAAACAAATGAAAAACGTGTTGCTGCAAAGTGCAGCATAAGTAAATAATAACTAATAAAATTTTAAACACAATGAAAATCAAATTGATTGAAAGAAGAAAGCCGGGTACAAAGACTGGACCGGGTAAGTTTTATGCAAGTCCTGTGAACGTGGGAAAGAAGACCTTGCGAGATGTTGCGCGCGACATTGCGGGGCGTTCTTCGTTGACCCGTGGTGACATTGAGAACGTGCTGGCGAACTTTATGGACTGTCTGCCTCATTATCTCCGTGATGGCTTTAGCGTGCAACTGGGAGAGTTTGGCACGATGCGCCTGACACTGTCAAGCGAGGGAGCTGCAACGGAAAAGGCTTTTAAGACCGAGACAATCAAGCCACGTGTAACGTTTACGCCGGGTGTAGAGCTGAAAGCTGCGCTGCGTGATAACTCGTATGAGACGGTGAAGGAAACTCACCTCGGTGCTAAGCCTGCACCTAAAACAGGGGGCAGCGAGGAGTCTTTGCCAGCCTAAGGGAGAGGGCGACAGTTAAGCAAAGATAAAAGAAAAGGAGTTTGCGAACAAATCAGGAAAGCGTTCGCAAACTTTTTTTTGTTTGGTTGCGAACGCTTTTAGGGTGTGGAAATGTAGATAAATGGGCGTTAGATATATTCGGTTTTACAGCTGCCAAGAGGGCGTAAATAACAATGATGAGATAGTAGCGGGAATGCTACTAAAGTGCCTGTTTGACTATCAAAAAACAATAATAAAGGAGGTTTTCCTTTATTTTTAATAATAAAAACACTTGGTTTTTTTATTTTTTTTCGTACTTTTGCAGCGAGTATTTAATAGAAGTTTTCTACCTGTGAAGGTAAATTTCTCAATAGTATTAATCATTTTAAAGAAATCTTTTCTCTGAACAATTAATAAAACGAGCGTTTTCGAGTTTCAAAAGATTGTAATTTCAAGTAACAAAAATCATAAATTTAAATAACGATGCAGAAGATAAAATTCCTCCGACGCATAGTTTGTGTTCTCTTTTTGAACCTTTTATGCTTTGGTCCATTAAGTCTCCCCATCTCGGCACAAGAGTTGAATGGTGCAAAAGTGACTCTCTCAATGCGCGATGCTACCATAGAGGATTTCGCCAATGAGGTTGCAAAGCAGACAGGATTGAATGTAAAGTTTGCTGATGAAGGTGTGAAGGCACTTAAGGGTGTTACTCTTGATGTGCGTGATCAGTCAGTATCAAGTTTGTTACTGAACTTGGCAAACCAGTTCCCACTCTCTTATACCGTCGAGGGCAATACCTTGACACTTGCAAAGAAAGAAATAGCACAGCGCAAGGGTGGCGTTCGTGGTCAGGTTACTGATAATAATGGTGACCCTATCATCGGAGCTGTCATCCGTGTGGATGGCGTGAATGGTGGATATGTGACCGATATTAATGGTGAATATGAAATTCAGACTGACCTTAAAGAGGTGCACATGAATGTATCATATATTGGTTATAAAACTGTTACAAAGACTGTAAAGAATGGTGCAACAGCTAATATCACGCTGCATGAAGACTCTAAGGAGATGCAGGAAGTGGTTGTGACGGGTTATCAGACCAAGAACAAGAACTCGTTTACGGGTTCTCAGGTGGCTGTAAGTCGTGACCAATTGATGAACGTCGGTACGAAGAATGTTTTGCAGAGTATTGCAAGTTTCGTTCCTGGTATGGTCATTGCTGATGATAACCTCAAAGGTTCTGACCCTAATAAGGTGGCAGAACTCAATATCCGCGGTCGTGCAACCTTCGAAGGACAAGCGAATACACCTGTCTATGTTGTAGATGGTGCGCAGGTTTCTGCTGAGTATGTTGCCGATATGGACATGAATGATATCGAGACAGTTACCGTATTGAAGGATGCTTCTGCATCTGCTCTTTATGGTGCAAAGGCCTCTGCTGGTGTTATTGTTATTACAACAAAGACCTTGAAGGGTGGTAAGTTGAAGTTGAACTATAGCGGAACAGTTCGTTTGTCAACACCTGACCTCTCCGATTATAACTTGCTGAACGCACGTCAAAAATTGGAGTATGAGCGTCTTGCTGGTTTGTTTACAGATACAAGTCCTTCAACACAATACACACTGGACAAAGATTATGCACGTATATATAATGATATTCAGAGAGGTGTAGAAACTGACTGGCTGTCTAAGCCACTGCGTAATGCCATCTCTCAGTCACACAGTTTGAGCGTTGATGGTGGTGATGACCGTGCAAAGTATAACCTCGGTATTCGTTATGGTAAGGATGCTGGTGTTATGAAGGGTTCTGATCGTACTCGTCTTTCAACCAATTTCCGCCTCTCTTACAATATTGCAGGTAAGTTCTTCGTGTCAAACAGTTCGACACTCTCATCTGTAACGAGCAACGTGTCACCATATGGTGATTTTTCAGATTGGGTGAAGATGAATCCTTATGAGAATCCATACAATACTGATGGAGTGTTGCGTTCTTCACTCTATCATGACTTGGCGAACCCATTGTATGATGCTTCGCTGGGTAGTTATAGTAAGACAAATAACTTTGACTTCCTCAATACGACCAATATTCAGTTGTGGTTTGGTGAGAAGATACGTTTGGATGGGGACTTTACGGTTGATCGTAGCAAGCAGGATAGACGTTCTTTCACATCTCCTTTTGCTTACAGTGAGATTCGTAATAAGTCTGCTGATCAGCGTGGTTCATTGTCAGATAACTGGGTAAATACCACAACATTGCAGGGTAAAGCAATGTTATCATACAATAACTACTTCTTTAAGAAGCTCTTCCTTACTGCAATGGGAGGTGGAAGTATAGAGTCAACGTCATCAGATGCAGCTACTTATACTTCAATAGGTTTCTATTCTGATAAGCTCGGACACCCATCTTTCGCTACAGCATACGCTGCAACGCGTCCAAGTGGTTCTGATACGCAGACAAGAGGTGTAGGTTTCTTTGTTAATGCCAATACAATTTGGGATAACAAGTACTTCCTCGACCTTATCTATCGTTATGAGGGTTCATCTCGTTTCGGTAAGAATCAGCGCTTTGCTCCATTCTGGAGTGTCGGTGGTGGATGGAATATTCATAACGAGAAGTTTATGAAGGGCTCACCAGTTTCGCTTTTGAAGCTTCGTGCCAGTGTTGGTTACTTAGGTAATATCAACTTTAACCCATATCAGGCATTAACTACCTATAGCTATAACAGTTCTTACTTCTATGGTAAGGGTACTGGTGCTACGCCAATTACAATTGGTAACCCAGACTTGAAATGGGAGCGTACGTTGAGCACTAACATCGGTGTTGACTTCACTGCTTTCCGTGGTCGTGTAGATCTCTCGGCTGATTATTATATCAAGAATACTGATAATCTGCTCTTGGATATTACCAAGGCTCCATCAGTAGGTGTGACAACTTCACGTGAGAACATTGGTGAGGTACAGAACTCAGGTTTTGAACTTCGTCTGCGTACCTTCCCAATTCAAAATAAGGATTGGCAGTGGTCACTTGGTCTTACCTACGCTTATAACAAGAATAAGATTAAGAAGATCAGTAATTCTCTGCGTGAACAAAACGAGAAGAACAAGGCCGATAATGGTGTTGCACCACTTCCTATCTATGAAGAAGGTCAGTCTTTGACAGCCTTGAAGGTTGTTCCTTCTGCTGGTATTGACCCAGTAACAGGTCAGGAAATATTCATTAAGCGTGATGGTACATATACTTTCGTTTATGACTCAAATGATAAGGTAATCTTCGGAGATACGAATCCTTTAGGTACGGGTTCTATCACTTCATACCTTACTTATAAGCGATTTGCGTTGAGTTGTTCGTTCTTGTACTCTTTCGGAGGTTCAGTCTATAATGAGACTTTGGCAACAAAGGTAGAGGGAGCTAACCCTAAGTACAATGCTGATGAGCGTGTATTGAATGACAGATGGAAGACGCCTGGAACTGTAGCAAAGTATAAGCGTATCGACGATACAACTACTCCATATCAGACATCACGTTTCGTTGAGAAGAACAACTTCCTGCGTATGAGCAGTCTTTCGCTCTCTTATGAGGTTCCTACAACCTTTATCCAGAAGTATGGACTGAAGCGTATGTTCTTGGAACTTCTTACCAATGACCTCTTCTACCTGTCAACAGCGAAGAGAGAGCGTGGTCTGAACTACCCATACGACAGAAGCTTTGAATTCTCATTACGATTCTCACTCTAAAACTAAATTAGGATAACAATGAAGAAGATAACAAAATATATAGGACTATCCATGGTGTTTGCTTTGCTTACATCATGTAGCGACTTCTTGGATGTGCAGTCAAAAGGACAGCTTACAGATGACGAGATGTTCACTGACCTTACTGGTTATGAGGATGCTATGTTTGGTATCTACGGTAAGTTAGCTTCATCCAATCTCTATGGTAGTAACCTTTCATGGGGTATGGTGGATGAGTTAGGTCAGCAGTTCGGTTATGACAACACGCAAGATGTTAGTTATTATCTGAACCGCTACCAATATACTAACCAGCAAGCACGCAACATCGTGGATGCTGTTTGGAGCAATATGTATAACAATATCTCTAATGTCAACAATGTGTTGAGGCACATTAATGATATTAGTACAGGTGCACAAGAGCGTAAGATGATTCATGGTGAAGCCTTGGGTCTGCGTGGCTTTATGCATTTCGACCTCGCTCGCCTCTACTGTACAGACTATACACGCAGTGATGCAAGCACTCTTGGTCTGCCATACGCAACAGAGTTCAATTTGAAGAACCGCCCTCGTTACACCTTGCAGGCAACGTTCGACCTTATTCTTAAGGACTTGAATCAGGCTGACTCATTGTTGACAGATGACAATGATGTTACTTACGATAATACTTTCGTACGTGATTATAGTAAGGGACGTGTGATACTTTTCAATAAGTATGCAGTAAAGGCTACCAAAGCTCGTGTCTATTATGCTATGGGTAAATATACAGAAGCAGCAAAGTATGCTCGTGAAGTTATCAATGCTACACAGAACTTTAAGTTGAATACAAGTACTTCACTTGACTCTGTGATGCGTTTCCCTGCAAGTAAGGAGATGATTTTCGGTGTTTATGCTGCCGACCGTTCAATGGCAATTCGTACAGCGTTCCTGCGCTCTACAGGTTACGGCTCTTTTGTTGAGGGTCGTCGTGATACACGTAGTCTCTATGAGACTGATCTCTTTACAGCACTTAGCTCTGACCTTCGTTTCACCTCTTTCTTTAGAGAGAATACGTCAGGTTCAACCTCATCTTTCAGCTTTATCCGTTTGATTCAGAATGATGCTGAGGCTACAAGAGGTGTATTGAAAGGATTTGTATTAATTAGTCTGCCGGAGATGTATTATATTTTGAGCGAAAGTCTTTATGATACAAATCAGACAGAGGCAATCAATCTGCTCAATCAGGTAA harbors:
- a CDS encoding HU family DNA-binding protein, whose amino-acid sequence is MKIKLIERRKPGTKTGPGKFYASPVNVGKKTLRDVARDIAGRSSLTRGDIENVLANFMDCLPHYLRDGFSVQLGEFGTMRLTLSSEGAATEKAFKTETIKPRVTFTPGVELKAALRDNSYETVKETHLGAKPAPKTGGSEESLPA
- a CDS encoding SusC/RagA family TonB-linked outer membrane protein, with the protein product MQKIKFLRRIVCVLFLNLLCFGPLSLPISAQELNGAKVTLSMRDATIEDFANEVAKQTGLNVKFADEGVKALKGVTLDVRDQSVSSLLLNLANQFPLSYTVEGNTLTLAKKEIAQRKGGVRGQVTDNNGDPIIGAVIRVDGVNGGYVTDINGEYEIQTDLKEVHMNVSYIGYKTVTKTVKNGATANITLHEDSKEMQEVVVTGYQTKNKNSFTGSQVAVSRDQLMNVGTKNVLQSIASFVPGMVIADDNLKGSDPNKVAELNIRGRATFEGQANTPVYVVDGAQVSAEYVADMDMNDIETVTVLKDASASALYGAKASAGVIVITTKTLKGGKLKLNYSGTVRLSTPDLSDYNLLNARQKLEYERLAGLFTDTSPSTQYTLDKDYARIYNDIQRGVETDWLSKPLRNAISQSHSLSVDGGDDRAKYNLGIRYGKDAGVMKGSDRTRLSTNFRLSYNIAGKFFVSNSSTLSSVTSNVSPYGDFSDWVKMNPYENPYNTDGVLRSSLYHDLANPLYDASLGSYSKTNNFDFLNTTNIQLWFGEKIRLDGDFTVDRSKQDRRSFTSPFAYSEIRNKSADQRGSLSDNWVNTTTLQGKAMLSYNNYFFKKLFLTAMGGGSIESTSSDAATYTSIGFYSDKLGHPSFATAYAATRPSGSDTQTRGVGFFVNANTIWDNKYFLDLIYRYEGSSRFGKNQRFAPFWSVGGGWNIHNEKFMKGSPVSLLKLRASVGYLGNINFNPYQALTTYSYNSSYFYGKGTGATPITIGNPDLKWERTLSTNIGVDFTAFRGRVDLSADYYIKNTDNLLLDITKAPSVGVTTSRENIGEVQNSGFELRLRTFPIQNKDWQWSLGLTYAYNKNKIKKISNSLREQNEKNKADNGVAPLPIYEEGQSLTALKVVPSAGIDPVTGQEIFIKRDGTYTFVYDSNDKVIFGDTNPLGTGSITSYLTYKRFALSCSFLYSFGGSVYNETLATKVEGANPKYNADERVLNDRWKTPGTVAKYKRIDDTTTPYQTSRFVEKNNFLRMSSLSLSYEVPTTFIQKYGLKRMFLELLTNDLFYLSTAKRERGLNYPYDRSFEFSLRFSL
- a CDS encoding RagB/SusD family nutrient uptake outer membrane protein, with amino-acid sequence MKKITKYIGLSMVFALLTSCSDFLDVQSKGQLTDDEMFTDLTGYEDAMFGIYGKLASSNLYGSNLSWGMVDELGQQFGYDNTQDVSYYLNRYQYTNQQARNIVDAVWSNMYNNISNVNNVLRHINDISTGAQERKMIHGEALGLRGFMHFDLARLYCTDYTRSDASTLGLPYATEFNLKNRPRYTLQATFDLILKDLNQADSLLTDDNDVTYDNTFVRDYSKGRVILFNKYAVKATKARVYYAMGKYTEAAKYAREVINATQNFKLNTSTSLDSVMRFPASKEMIFGVYAADRSMAIRTAFLRSTGYGSFVEGRRDTRSLYETDLFTALSSDLRFTSFFRENTSGSTSSFSFIRLIQNDAEATRGVLKGFVLISLPEMYYILSESLYDTNQTEAINLLNQVRKSRGLGDVDAAKVATRTLFEQEMMRERMREFPGMGQTFYALKHYNRSFTDFRNIDTYQPSDAIFNLPWPDRENEYGDQAIHNE